Part of the Ictalurus furcatus strain D&B chromosome 10, Billie_1.0, whole genome shotgun sequence genome, GCCAAATGATTTGACTCACTAGAAAGAGCTGGAATTTGAAAGTGTCGACTCTTTTTAGTGAGCTGAGTCAAATAATCTCACTGAATAAACTCACTGAAAAAAGCCAGAACCCATCTCACTAGCTGGTACAGACTTGAGTTTAGCCATCGGACgattctgtttgtttgtgtgttgacCAATCAGTGGTCTGCACTAgtttagccccgcccacatgcCCCAGGAACTAAATTCAGCACGGGTATAAGGGTACTTCCTGGTGGAAAAGTCGCTGTTTTGAATGTTTTCTACATTTTCTTCCAGGTGACTCTGAATAACGTGCAGGTCTGCAGTGAGAACATCAGCACTCTGAAAAAGATGCTGGAGGTCTGATTGTTTCTGTAATCTGATATATTAATGGTCTTGTTCTTTAAACCTGTTTCTCGCCCACTCTCTgacttcttttttgtttttctaccccccccccccccccccccccgtcgcTCAGAGTGATTGTGCCAAATTGTTCAGTCAGGTGGTGGGTTCAGAACAAGCTCAGGCTAAGATAGACAGCTGTCTGTCTGACTTGGTGAACACGTCCAGCAAGTTCAAAGATCTCCTCCAGGTCAGAAAATTGGAACATCCGTATTTCCGTTAGAGCTGTCAGAATTTATACAAAAATAGTCCATACATTAAGGTTTAAGATCCCTCAGTAATCTATTTTTAGCTTATTAAaacgaatgtgtgtgtgtgtgtgcgtgcgtgtgtgtaggaGGGTCTTCAGGAGCTGAATAACACGGCTATCAGACCGCAGGTGAAGCCGTGGATCAGCAGCTTCCTGTCTGTTTCACACAATATCGAAGAGGTGAGAAACAATCTCTGACTGTcccaaagcactgacactggagactccttccataaatatttgttaaaaaaaccTCTCCTAACAGATCAAGGTTTTTTAATCCGATTATcagtgaacgagctgttgctataggaACCATAACATATAACGAGCGTGTTAATTATAAAtgaacctgtgatgtgcagtcgcgctactgtcagagctgccgttatagaaaactaatcaacacctcctgaccagtCACATcacaatcagttttttttttaatttcaggaGGAGTTCAGTGAGTACGAGGCGAACGATCCGTGGGTTCAGCAGCTGGTTATGCAGCTGGAGCAGCTCATGGCTGAGTTTAAGGTAAAGAAAACGCCACTCATGTTCAGTCTGGACGTTTGCCGAGACGTGAAGTGTGACGGAGTGTGTGTCCTCAGGCCGGCTTGTCTCCTGTCATCTACGACACGCTGACCAGCCTGATGACCAGCCTGATCGCCATGGAGCTGGAGAAGACCATCTTTAAATGCACCTTCAGCAGGGTGAGAGCGTCTGTaattcactcacacacctcaGGGGGGCGTCCGGGTTACTAAATGAGATATCCTCACTCACTGAAGCGTCCAtttaatgctctctctctccttcttttactcttttctctctgtctgtctctctctctctcttattctgtctctctccttttatctctgtctttctttcttccttttgtctctctcttcttaTCTTTGTCTgactctttctttccctctctgtctctgtttattttcctgtctgtctctcactcactctggctgcctgtttctctctgtctctctctctttgtgtctctctctgtctttttctctcattctcttttttcctttgtctctctcttctttgtctgcctatctctctctctctctctctggctctctttgtgtctccttcttcttctctttctctgcctgtgtctctctctctctctgcctgtctctctctctctctctctctctctctctctctcagttggGTGGTCTGCAGTTTGATAAGGAGTTGCGTTTGCTGCTCGCTTATCTCTGCTCCGTCTCCTCCTGGACGATTCGGGATAAATTTGCTCGCCTCACTCAGATCGCAACGATCCTCAACCTGGAGAGGGTTCGTACCCGTGTATAATCagcacttttgtgtgtgtgtgtgtgtgtgtgtgtgtgtgtgtgtgtgtgtgtgtatatacatacacacatttttacttGGATGAGAATTTCCTGATCAGAATTTCACCACGTGTAGTCACGTGTTTATACACAAATCAGCCCGTGATATCCAGGTGTAAACCGGATCCTTGTTCCCTGTGTCTCATTTCAGGTGTCTGAGATCCTGGATTACTGGGGACCGAACTCAGGACCTCTGACGTGGCGTCTGACTCCGGCCGAGGTCCGACAGGTCCTGGCGCTCCGAGTGGACTTTCGCAGTGAGGACATCAAAAGACTCCGCCTTTAATACGCCGCTGAAAGCTAACCGGATCATTTCCTGTTATTTATGATTAGAATAGAACAAACAGGGTGGATATAAtccagggttttgttttttttcatttgtatacTAACGTGATGAGAAATGTCCCACGGGGATTATTGGGATTACGTTCATAAAAAGACTTGCTCTATCGATatgtctgtcttttctttttgtactgCTCAGAAACCTCAGAACCTGTTTCGTAGGAAAAAATGGTTCTGATCTTTTGAAAAGGGAATAAAACTGTTCCGTACCGCACCAGTGCCAAGTCTCGCACGTggaatgtttttatgtattatttaacgcttctttttaatgaaaaaatgttttaatgagagctgtaagccgtaaacGAACACCTCATCTGACGCAAGATTTAGCGCtcgctgcttattattattattattattattattattaaatatttttattgtcagagaagtgagtgaaaataacttccacttctgaTTTTCAGTCTTTACCCCGATCGCTCATTTCGTACTCCCAGCTCTCTGcactttaccttttatggagttttgtgggcgtcgctaaatgcaaatgagctgtgtcagaAACGTAATTAAGGAACATCAATTCACCACTTGAGGTCATTTCTGGTGTTAATATCTACTCTGTGTATAGAATATTATCGTGAGATTATCGTCTCAGAGTTCTAAAGCTGATAAActagtttagaaaaaaaaagtcagcgctataaaaactttaaaaagttgAATATTTTGCTTCTCCTGACTCTGGATTACGAAGATTAATGAGCAGTGGGGCATCAcccattaaaacaaacaaacaaacaaaaaaaacacaggctgTGAGTCGGAGAGGGAGAAAATAAGGTTTTGCaagaatttaataaaaaataaaaacaaacattttaatagtataataataacacaagCGCCTGAAAATCTTACAGGATCACTACATCAAAAAAATAGACTtgaattctgaatcatttttttACTCCAAATCCTCGGTTCGTTTTTAACCAACGGTGACGATCCGCAGATTTGGATCGAATCCTCAGGATGTTAAATACAGAATAATGAAACCCATGTACTGATGgaacagtcagagagagagagagagagaacacgtCTATGCTGAATTTATATACGCTGGCATtcgtggggaaaaaaaaaaaaggagatacAAAGAGATTAGAAGTCTACTGTAATCTTCAGTCTGTTCTGCACCCGCTGTGTTTCtgtaacaaacacaaaaatgtacTTCATTACAAAGCTTGTTTATTACGCTCCACATGTTCGCCTACGATGGAATCTCAGCGTTAAGTTCCCACAGGTTTGTTTTCTGTTCAAAATAAATCCGTGACAAAACCACCATGTAACTCGACTCTTCCATACCGAATCCCCACCCGTGTGACTCATTAACTAACTCATTCACTAACTCATTCACTAACTCATTCACTAACTCATTCGCCAGCATAGTCTTCTTAGTTTAATCATAATTAGGCTGTCGGGAAATCCAAAAGCTCGTGAGGGCGTGTCCAGAATTTGCATATCAGTGCATATTTATAACTCGTGATGTCAATTTCGTTACCTGGGctttaacaattttatttttcgACTATTTATTTTAACGGGTTAAAACGATCTGTGATTTTCCACAGAGGCGATGTCGGTACCGGTATCGGATCAGTACCAAAGCTCTGATATCGGTATTGTGTCGAAACTAGAAAAGACTTGGGTAGTGAAGAAGTTCTTGAGGAGTAACGCCTTCACCTCGCAGACATCGGCAGAAATCTTCAGAACACACTcttgggaaaagaaaaaataagggtacttaactgtacttttccttgtggAAGTATGAAGAGGACACATTTTGTACCTTTATTCCATAAATTTCACCTCGAAACGTGGATAGTGACGTAAACGTACGAATACGAATGGACCGTAATTGACCTTAAATCTAAACTACgcactaaaggtacaaaaagtGTACTTGACAGTACCGACCCAGAGACAAGGCACAGTACCGCTTGGAACCCTTTTTTATCATGACACTGTATGGTGGGATGATGATCTGGAtattgtgaatatatatatatatttctgtaaaacagCCGTGTTAAAGTTAGTGATATTAGTATGCAGGTGGTCGTGGGGGCGTGTTCATATTTGCATACTCGTGCATATTTATAAGTCACAATGAGGACGTTCCTTTCTTAGGCattaaaacactgaactgttttgtttttttcccggTAATTTCATGACGTCACTGATGTTTCACAGAACTCACAGGTGTTTATCAAGGCTAGACAGAGCAcattgtgaaattttttttcttttgacacCATCACCCACtcctaacttttttttgttgtttgtaaacactgagaattcaaacccaaacaaaaacaaacaaaaacaaaacaaaaattaaacaccTCCCAGAACATTGTTCTGTTTCGGGTTTCGgtccgggtttttttttttttttggggtcaGACTTTTTTCCGAACCGCACTGATACCGGACAGCACGCGGTCGCGCTCGCGGAGCTCCTCCTGCAGGCGCGCTTCGCTCACGCGCAGCTGGCGGATGGTGTTCTTCATCTCCTTCATCTTCACCTCCATGAGGGCGATGATGTCGCGCTGCTCGTTGAGTTTCCTCAGGAGCTCGGCTGAAGTTGTGCCGGTGGTCAGGGAGTACGAGTGCTCCTCTCCGCACAGCGCCAGGAGCGGACCGGGCTCATCCGgtaccaccgtcaccaccacctCCTCGGACTTGAGCGCCGGCGCTGAGCACGAGCCgtccactgctgctgctgctgctaacgatgatgaggatgatgaagaagaagatgatgatggtggtgggggTATAGCGACGGGTGAGATGTACTGCCCGTTCTGTCCGATCTGCACCACGAACTCGGTCTCGCTCTGATGTGCTTCACTGTGGATTGCGCCGAAGCTGGTGAGAACTGGCGCGGGCGCAGGCGCAGACGCGGCGTGCACCTTCCTGCCCCTGCCGCGCCGACTTCTCCTCTCGTTCACTCCGCGTAACGGGAAGAGCGTCGGGACTCGGATGGTGTAGGTCTTCCTGCCCCCGGGGAAATGCACGCTGCACACGCGGTGTCCTGTAGTGGGCTGGAAGGTGCTGAAGCAGCCGCTCACTCCGGCCCGGGAGATGTTCTTCAGCCAGATCTCCCGCTGAGTCGGGTCTTTCGGGAAGGTGTAGAACCGGAGCTCGCGGTCCCGGTGTGAGTTATTATAACACCCGGGCACGCAGCACGTGAAGCCTGGCATGACGACACTGTTTCTGTTTGACCCCCTCGAGCAATCGCACACAAGTTTcgcttgattttgttttgttgatcTCCTTCGTGCTCTGTTATCAAATGCAGCGGCCTAAAAGCGGAACTACACGTCCCACAATACTTAcgacttcctgttttgttttatttaaagcgCGTTCGTGAGCGCCGAGTCTGCGCACAACATGCGCATATTCGAGGCCTTTCTCTCTGCGAATAAACACAACGCAGACTGAAATATACCTCGAGATTCAGtcgccataataataatatttattttcttttctgtttaaaCAAGTACAGAAAAGAGAGGACTTTTGCaaagattcaattcaattcggtTTTATtagtatagcgcttttaacagtggacattgtcccaaagcagctttacagaaatatatatatatatatatatatatatatatatatatatatatatatatatatatatatatatatatatatatatatgttttaaatgtatgagtttgtccctaatgagcaagccagagtcGACGGTGAAGATCAAGATGAAGATgaatttttgcttttattttggaagaaaataaaattttctTCGGATTTCATCTTAACAGCTAAATAAAGCTGCTGTCTGaattttatggataaatatttttacagaaaGATGACGTTAAAATCTATATGGAATACAGGTTTCTGTAACATCGAtatattccattaaaaaaaaagaaagaaaaaagaaaaaaaaagattgagtggatttgttttctttaaaaccaCATTTACAAACTGGAGGAAAATCATAAATATTCttcatttgaattaaataaataaaaaaaatgtttgttttcgtGAACACCACTGTCTCAATATAAGCGTtcgatttaaatatttaaatgtttaaaatgcagGCATTCATTGTATTCAAAAACAGCAAAAGAATACCTTACAACTGTTAGTTATTCCGTGAATGTGAAATAAGTCAACAAAATCTTAATTATCCAGACAAATATATGTGCCAGAGGTTTAAAAGCTGCTCTTTAAACgcaaacatttaaacactgaaaaatTTGGGTCATACGTACAAACTTTTTTGGAGGGGGATCAtaaagagtaaataaataaataaataaataaataaataaataaatacacacaaaataaaattaataataatatatgtaaaataaattgttttgtgCAGATCTTTGCCTAAGTAAACTGTTgctatattcatttatttattttgaacgGGAAATTGAGCAAGAATAACAGtttatgaaaaacaaatagtaCATATTCATAACtaaaggggtaaaaaaaaaaaaaaaaacctggtgaaattcagacaaataaatatacaaacgatttgtttttatttaaatattaaatattagctATACTACgccaattaataaatatatatatttatatatataaatagatatttTATTTCCCGCCTTGCGCATTAACGGCGCATTAGTGTAGGCTAATTTCCGGAAATGCACTTGCAAAACTACATATCCCATGACGCATGCGCGAGCGTGACGGCTGCGCGGGAGATGACGTCATCGCGGCGTCTGTTTGAATCTCCTGTTGCCGTTAGAAGTGAAGACTAAGCGCTGTGTTCAAGTGAAACTTTGGAGATATTCttctgtttataaatatatataattataattataaacattTGAGGGAACTCACCAATGGACTCCGGGGAAGAAGAGGACGTGTCTGCCCGAGTTTTACTCAGAAATGTTctgcacacagaaacacagcgGTCTCCAGTCACCAGGAGGTGAGTTTACTGCTCTGCTTTATGCTAGTTAGCATAGCGGTTAGCATAGCAGTGTGTtattgattataataataaacctttaaaggattcttttaaaaaacaaaaacggttATGATCACAATTCAGACAGTTTGGCCTCGTTGTCTGAGCAGATTTCTGTGGTTTAGCATGACAAGCTAGAtagctgagtgcaaaagttttcgCACCCCACAGTTTCATGTcgtaaattttatatatatgtatgtatgtatgtgtgtgtgtgtgtgtgtgtgtgtgtgtgtgtgttattattattattattattattattattattattattattattatttaaaaaaacctaaacactgaaaaggagaaaggaaaaataaattctgtcaaatgattaatgtgatgtttttcatcattttaaagTGCAGAATTTTAACATCAACTCACCTGCTTCTGGTTAGTTTGTAATGACTGATATATACATATTACttacaatatctcagaaaagtatcgtgacacattatattttattatatttatgatttagtTCAGCCCTCACCGGCACGGCTTTTTTTATTCATCgtggtttaatttttatttgccAGAACTGTAGAGCTCCGTCGGTGCATGTAGTTAATGAATCTTCTTGTCCTTCAGAATGTCTCGTGATCAGTCACACGTACGGAGGAGCTCCAGACTGAGGAACACGCCCGCTGAGACGCCTCACGTCGCTCTCCGTCACAAACTCAAGCAGAAGCTCCGCGAGGTACGAGTCGTGTTTGACGGACGTGTGTTTAGTGTTTCTCGACGCTTACGTTAAAAACCTGATCTGGCTTACAGACGGCCACGAGGTCTCCGGTCCCACCCAGTAAACGTGCGAGGTCTCAGAGCGGGACGCTGAAGACACCGGTGGCACGTTTGACCCCCGTGCTGTACGATGATGACGACGTCACGCCCCGCGGGCTGCTCAGGGGCATCATCCAGACTGGTGAGGGCAGGAACGGCGCTTCGTTTCGCTTCACTcggacgtgacgtgacgtgacttGTCGTCTTGTGTGCTTTTCAGAAGCGGAGGCGTCTCTGCTGCTGTCCGGTCAGACAGCGTTACCTCACAGGGATCAGCAGGACGTCGAGACCAGTATCCATGCCAACAGACGCAGGTGGGCGTATCTACCATCTATCGAGAAACTAATCTCACCCAGATAGCACAGATGAATAAATCCGATCTCTAATAGCACGTCTGTGAGCTTATTTACATGTTGCGGAGATGAGCGGATGTTCGATTTATTTACgtattaataacaacaataattctaataaataaataaacgaggaATTCCCAGCGGGTAAAGCACATAATTCCCCTCTGATGAATAAACACTACGGCTGTTTACAGGCGCGTTAGGCAAGATTAGTCAATTCAAGATTTAGGTCTCCACCCACATTTACTAAACTCCGCCCCCAGGATTTAGAGTGGCCTGTAGGGGGTATAAAACGGCTGACAGGGAAGCGTATGCAAACATAAACAAGGATTCTGGACCggaagtcagttttccaaaagggttttctcagccacttAGTCCACCTGCGCTGAGGTCACGGTTTATGTCATGGCTTATGTcgtggacgtgtgtgtgtatgtgttttctcTCAGTGATGGCGTGTCAGGACTCGAGCTGCCTGACTTAGCCACAGAGCCGCTGACTCAGGTGATCCGCGGGATGAGCCGCAGGAGGCCGCCGCCCACTTTTAACGTCTCCACTTTCGAGAAACAACTGGACCAGCCATCAGGTACTAAACTCCAAGTTTGTATCACAGAGCATCGTTTAGACATTAACTTTAATTCAGGTTCATACAGAACGGTCCAGGACGAGAGTTATCGTACAATAACAAGTTCTGGGATCTGATCAGAATCAAGAAAAGGTTTGTGATGGATTActaatatattacaatatatacattttaaaaatatatatttttaatgtatagtgttgtttttttttttgtttttttttgcggaagTCATCGTCACACAGCAGCTCGCTCTGCACGTAACTCCGACTGATTTAAAGCAGCAGGAGGAAATGACGTGAGTGCACGTGTAACGGAAGGAAaatgggttttattttatttaaggtgAAGACGAGGAGATGGACGTCCCTCAGGAGAATCCAGATGTCAGTAAGGAACAGGATCTCTCTGCCGGTTCGAAAAGGTAAACGGTCGGTCAGGGCTTTACGGGTGCCATTAGTTTTACACAGGGTAGTGGGGTAATCAACCTGTAATCTCTACAGGTACTACTGCGTGATTTTTATTCTCTGTGCATCCGGAGAAAACTTCTGCCGATCATTTAAGCTAAACGAGCTGCTTGTATTTAGCCCTGTTCGGACAGGATTAGATTTGTGCTAGGATTATACTTACGATGGGATTAGACTTGCGTAAGGATTAGATTTGCTTTCGGATTAGATTTGTGTTGGGACTAAAATTTCCAcacattcatgtgtgtgtgatttttgtttcaagatctctccctcctcctcctcctcctcttcctcttctgagAAAATTGTCCGACTCTGGAGtctgattatttttaaaaaagtgtatttaattttatgggaaaaacatttttgacCTCGTTGTATTTAGGCATAACCCCACTTTATAATCACACATCACGATATCACATAGTTTACAACggttttctagaaataaatgagcGAGCAGGCGTCCCAAATCCCACGCGGCCGTCACGCAGCCACGTGCGACACGGTCATACGAGTTCACGGACCAAACAAGGCGGCAGGAATTCTCTCGTCACgcgtgtgtttatatataaggCACGTCCAGATACGTGAGCTTTATCGCAGAGGAGACGTGTGGAAATATCACACGTCACAGACGTCACCCTGAGAAACATCCCGTAGTAATAATAACTAATCCCGCATTAGGCTTATGAATAAATCCGTGATCTAATAACCTGATCTATTCAGCTGTTGTGGAGCAAAcatttgactttttaaaaaaaaaaacaacaaaaaaaactttcttttaTAATTGAAAATGTCTGGTGCATATATATCTCTGAGAAATAAACACCACAGGCTCCtgtttaatgactttttttatttatagaatgTGTAAAATTTCAGTGTGTGATGAATTTTAATGAGCGTGTGATGAATATTGATGAGCGTGTGATGTATATTGATGAGTGTATAGAGCCTGAGACTGAGTGAACTTTAGTAGTTGCTCTACTGTGTGTCACATAAAAGCAACGAAGGTCATTTATGATttgtaattttgtgtgtgtgtgtgtgtgtgtgtgtgtgtgtgtgtgttttttttttttcctttctttcttcacccTAACAATGTCAGTAATAATTAactctgttttcttttcctcagcATAAACTCTCGCCACGTCTCGTTTTCACACACGACTTCCTGTTCGGTATTTCCTGCTCACTACACACGCGttattgttttgtctctgtctcAGCGTCCTCAGCCTCACCTTGAAGACGCCGTTCGTGAACCTTCGGTCCGATAGAGCGGGTCTGAGGCGGAAAGCGGCCGGACGACGGAGGCAGGTTTCCGTGGACGCGTTCGACGAAGCCATCCAGAAACGTTTAGAGAGGCATCACAACCAAGGTGCTGCACTGAGCTcgtctcttacaccacagcgccaCCCGGTTCtgacttctgattggtcaggagttGTTGAGTAgttccctataacagcagctctgacggtagcgCAGCCGCACGTCACGGCTTTATTTATCATTAACGCGCTccttctgatacgttatcgtttctatggcgacagctcgttcacaggggcGTGTACGGCGAACGCGCCGTcaataataaacggattaatGAAAAGTGTAAAAGAGACGATTTTataagtgtgtgatgatttcatACAGcgagctccagaattattggcgcCCGTGGAAAACACGGGTTTTAAAAGAAGTTGCCTGGTTTACGTTTCTCGATAACAACAAGGTGTCTCTCTTCGATCCTAAAAATtctataatattataaataatagacttgtttattattattaatacgtTTGTaatagatttgtttttattgtattattctttttaaatatcaataaaaatcgaatgaatttgtttattattaataaagctagatttttttaaacagttcaaataaaaatatttagcaaTGAAAAACAGAAGCAGTTTTAAAACTTTTACGATTTTAAAGTTTAAGTACGAAATTAACATCTCAGCTGCTTTACtcagtttgtaattatttttaaaaatacgtaaaacaaaaaaagtgtcaaTTGTCTCGTAAGATTTGTGTACAATTATCATTCCATTTTAAATTCTTACGTTttcagcttctttttttaaaatgcaaaatcgTACAATTATGAATTGTAAAATTAAACGTACAGTTTTATACATTAAGTAGATATTTTAGCTGCTCTGAGTCAgcttgtaattattatttttttatgtaaagttTTGCAAATTTAAAGATTAAGCACAGTTTTAACATCATATCCGCTGCTTTCACTCAGttagtaattatttttaagttttaaaattTTCCATTTTAGGAAGAATATTAATTAtcatattttatatcatattttagCTGTTTGTCAGGTTgtgattatttgtttaaaaatgcaaattgtttatttatttatttatttattttaaaatcacaatctcagaaaatgtattaacataattaatcacaatattgatatCATCATCATATCGGCCAGCCCTACTCATGAagctcctcctctctctctttttatcattttgtgtgtgtgtgtgtggtttgtttatCAGATTATACAATAGTGCAGGATGGGAGAACTCTCCAGGACTCGGACTTGCACAAGTTGACTCTGGGTTTGAGTAACACCACGGTCCCGGAGCTCACCACAGACATGATGATGAGCAACACAGAGCTCTACGCCCAGCCACAGGCCTCCATGTCCCAGCTGAGAGACACCGAAGGAGGCGTTACGGATGCTGAGATgaagagagatgatgatgatgatggacgAGAACTTCAAGATGTCGCCCAAGATCAACAAACCCTGAGTGAGAGAAACATCTCTAAACCTCATGCAGATCCTTCAGAAGACCCGGATTCTGATTCTGAGAGTCAGGAAGAGGAGGGCGAGGTGGAAACGATACCTCCGTCACAAAAGAGCGACGCGGTGTCTTTGAATCCCGAGGATATCCAGTTGGCTCCGACGCAGGACATGGTGGATCACGTGTCTCAGCCTCAGAAGCAGGAGGAGTGCGAGTCTGCGATACAGGACGCTCAGGTAGAAGAAATGGACCAGAGAGAAGGCGAGAGCcttcaggaggaggaggagccatCGCTTCTGCCTCAGCGAATCACACGGAGAGCGTACCGCTCCGAGGGCGGAGCCATCACGAGCGGAGTGATGGAAAGAGGCAGAGGTACGAAGAGCCTCGGGATGAATCACGATCCCTCGGAGAAACGTGAGTAATCATCAGACGGTAAAATCTGCTATGCTagaataaatatttcatcatttagTTAGAATTAAAGGCACCTCGAACAGATTTACTACATATTTGATTTAATATTTCTCCGCTTTGAAACACACTGTCTTCATACGTTGGTTATAAAACCGATTTGAGGGCGGAGCTACATAGTATCTCAGTTTGCGATGTCACTACATAAGCATTAGCGGTTGACCACGTTGTGACAGAATGAGCTGCGTTTTAAGTTTAATTcgatattttaataataaatagattacgTAGTTATGGCAGTGTTATACTGTGTGTTTCATATTTGCATACTCATGAATATTCTTAGATCTTGCTGTTTATAATGATGGTAGGTAAATGTGTAGTGAcgcttctgggtttttttttttttttaataatttttttaatctatttctCGTGTGTTGATAAAACATTTGTTGTTCTAACGTAGATCCCTGCACTGAGACAGTCTTACTGCAGATGTCGATCTCCGctattaaatgtataaattacgTGACTATAAAACACAAATGTAAACCTGCAGCCGTTCCACAGGAACAACGAGACAGACGTGAATGAAGAAAATCTTCCAGCAGCTGTGctttatttacttcttttttttttttttaatccaactTTCCAAGAGTAAAAAGTAGTTCCGGTTACTTTACGCTTTCCTGAAGGTTCTGTGGTATCCATACGCCATCGGAGACACATAACTCCCTCTGAAAAAGTAGTTCCATCTCTTCCATCAAGCAGCGATTCGACACGTTTACAGCTTCTTTTATACACAAATATCTATTTAACTGAAGACTTTAACGAAAGAGTGAAGACTCGTAGCCCTCGGACTTTCATTCCTAGCGAGTTTGGAGTTTTCCTGA contains:
- the cenpt gene encoding centromere protein T translates to MDSGEEEDVSARVLLRNVLHTETQRSPVTRRMSRDQSHVRRSSRLRNTPAETPHVALRHKLKQKLRETATRSPVPPSKRARSQSGTLKTPVARLTPVLYDDDDVTPRGLLRGIIQTEAEASLLLSGQTALPHRDQQDVETSIHANRRSDGVSGLELPDLATEPLTQVIRGMSRRRPPPTFNVSTFEKQLDQPSGEDEEMDVPQENPDVSKEQDLSAGSKSVLSLTLKTPFVNLRSDRAGLRRKAAGRRRQVSVDAFDEAIQKRLERHHNQDYTIVQDGRTLQDSDLHKLTLGLSNTTVPELTTDMMMSNTELYAQPQASMSQLRDTEGGVTDAEMKRDDDDDGRELQDVAQDQQTLSERNISKPHADPSEDPDSDSESQEEEGEVETIPPSQKSDAVSLNPEDIQLAPTQDMVDHVSQPQKQEECESAIQDAQVEEMDQREGESLQEEEEPSLLPQRITRRAYRSEGGAITSGVMERGRGTKSLGMNHDPSEKHLQTFSGGTELEEFQVSVEEEPHRRPASSSAVHTTKPSSSLTHQDSLVQNPDEDDEVIQDLDQSGSEEIVVSVHVSPMEDFPAAEEKQEEEVQEHQQQEEEEEEQEEEEQEEEMEEQVQEQPQEAEEEQEDAQSEELSMQTPGFIRQRKQVATPGALATPTILKALNAGPAPKVVKPRPKRQPQRVSTSVLPKSYVMSVFKHFAKTKVSSDVYPVINNILQRYFDRLAEDLEAYSAHAKRKTIEVEDVELLMRRQGFVTDSTPVTVLIEKFLPLEYRKLLIPVATSGNNVVPHRRR
- the thap11 gene encoding THAP domain-containing protein 11; its protein translation is MPGFTCCVPGCYNNSHRDRELRFYTFPKDPTQREIWLKNISRAGVSGCFSTFQPTTGHRVCSVHFPGGRKTYTIRVPTLFPLRGVNERRSRRGRGRKVHAASAPAPAPVLTSFGAIHSEAHQSETEFVVQIGQNGQYISPVAIPPPPSSSSSSSSSSSLAAAAAVDGSCSAPALKSEEVVVTVVPDEPGPLLALCGEEHSYSLTTGTTSAELLRKLNEQRDIIALMEVKMKEMKNTIRQLRVSEARLQEELRERDRVLSGISAVRKKV